The segment ATATTGACGAGTTTATGGCATCGCCAGACTCTGAGTTATTAGCGATGGCGGAAAAGAGTGATGTATCCGAGATTGCTAGAAGGTTGGACCTTAAAGGAATTCCGAAGGTTACAGCAAAGCCAGTAATTCAGAGAAAAATCGCGGCACACTATAAAGAGTCGGGTGTTTTGATGAAAAAGTGTCAGATACGTTTCCAATGAGTAACCTAGGGATGCAATTACATGTTGAACAAATATAGTTAAAACAATTAGAAGCTGATTCGGAACGAAGTCGGTTAGAAGCTGCAAGTAAACAGAAGGAATTTAAAGGTAAAGGAGAAGATAAACAGAAGGAATTCGCAACTAGAGAAGCAGATAAAAAGAGAGAATTTGAGCTAGTgatggagaaattaaagatggagaaacagtcctctggttctaggaaaCAGTTTGTTGCTAGTCGGGGAGTTacattggctcctccatttaataaaACAGAAGTGgatgaatatttccaacattttgaaacTGTTCCTCTGATTTCAGAGCAGCCGAAAGCGAAATGCCCACTGATGTTACAAAATGTAATTAAAGGTAAGGGAcagcaagtttatacagcttttaCTACTGagcaagcacttgattatgatattgtgaagcagcATATACTGAAAGCGCATGAACTGGTGCCAGaagcttatagagaaagattcagaaatttgaagaaatccgtggaaaaaaaaacttacgtggaatttgcctatgataaATTTGTGTGTTTTGAgcgatgggtttcctctaaaaatgtgaatggggagtataataaaataaaagagttgattttattggaggaatttaaaaggagcatccCAGTTGAAGTAAGGACATACTTAACTGAGAgggagtctgctaaattagcagatgagtatgctttcattcacaagaataaatttcCTCCGGGTAGAACTTTTataaggaaaaatagcacagagagtcaaggtaaaccagaaattaaatcagatgctagtgagaaaagtaaggatgaagggaaacatgtgaaggaaagacattttggtcctgtttgtaattattgtaaggaACCTGGTCACGTATTAGCTAACTGTTTCcaactgaagaagaaggagaaggaggcagtcccagatgcttgtgtgcaacatattgaaacacctgtaaatccacaggGTTCGATTAAATACAAATGAAGGTTTGTcggagtctgaccaagttaagagggcATATGATCATTTTATAACCGAAGGATTTCTATCCTTGAAAGAGGGACCCACTTCAGTGCCAATAAATATCTTTAGGGATACTGGaccttctcagtcacttatgttagacagtgttctaaagtttagtgatgagtctgatatTGGTGAGGTAAACTATATACGAGGTGTTGGGAGTGCCCTAATGTCTGTACATTTGCATAAAGTAAACTTAAGGTCAGGGTTCGTTACAGGACCtattaaagtaggactacaacccagtttacTAGTGAATGGTGTTTCTCTATTGTTAGGAAATGACTTAGCAGAtggagaagtttttcctcaagtgcatttgacaataaggttatgttgtgggtcaaggtAAGTTAGCTTATGTTCAGGCAAAAGTTCGGGCAATTTTAGAGGTACCCGTTCCAACTGGTAAAAAGACACTCAGAAGATTCTTGCGAATGGTAGGATATTACCATAAATTCTGTACGAATTTTGCTGACATTGCCCTGCCGTTAATTACTCTCTTGAAGaaaagtgaaaagcttgtttggAGAGAGCCTtgtcagaagacatttgataaattgaatACTATTGTATGTCACAAACCTGTGCTCAGGTCACCTGACTTTGAAAAATcattttcattagctgtagatgctagtgatgacactgcaggagcagtgttacttcaaagggatgagggtgatgaagttgatcgtccggtagcttactttttctaagaaatttaatgcccatcaaagaaattcTTCAACTATAGACaaggaattattatctcttgtCTTGGCTTTACAACATATTGAAGTGTATGTTGGTACTACTCAGAAACCACTCATAGTTTATACCGATCATAATCcgttagtgtttttgagtaagatgaaaaacaaaattagaagcttactaaattggagtttgatgttACAGAAATATAAATTTTGATAAATCTTATTAAAGGTAAAGATACTAtgatcgctgattgtctatctagctgttaaatgtacaatgtaaaTTTTTAACAAGGCCAAAAGTCCTCTAACTCTaagcccaaacacaagttcaaaagactAAAACCTAAGGATTCCTGCACGGACTCCCGTACtgcaaatagaaataaatgtacgCCCTCATCCCAATCATTTTATTTTCTACAGAATacatcctaatcatagttttgagggtagaatggaacctctccaaggctccttgcgaTTTTGGATGGTGTGCAGACGAGGTAATCTGTTTTGCTTCCAGATTATAAACTATCTGGtggaacaatccagacataaaattacttcctCGATCAggttgtatttccttaggcaacccaaagtaagtaaagaattttataagagcctttattACAGTTTTAGCCGTTATATTCCTAAgtggtattgcctctggaaacctagtcGCTGTGCACATGAtggtcagcaaatattgatgGCCAGTTTTGgtttttggcaatgggcctacacaatcaaTAATAATTTTTGAAAACGGTTCACCAAATGTGGGAATAggctgcagtggggccactggagtaacttgattaggtttacccacaatttgacaagtATGACAAGTTCGGCAAAATGTCGTCACATCTtctcttaaactaggccagtaaaaatgtttaaaaatcttGTTTGCAGTTTTCTTCACAACTTGATGGCCACCCACAGGCATACTATGAGCCAAAGTTAAAATGTCATTccgataaactttaggaactacttcCTGGTGAAAACCCCAGGAATCGTAGGTGATCTCGACTTCCTCATTCATATTCCCttctcaaaataatatcctactggcaccttctcaattcactatctggaagagcttgttcctttaaCTTCACTATCTCAGGGTCTCCCTCACGTGACGTTACCCATAGGCTCCCCGCatctgcatctgctgtcacgTGCACAGCGccttacgtcacacacgcgctgctgtgaTCGAGCTTGGTCAGTTTAATGGCTGAGCAACTAAGCACGGGTCCCCAACCCACTCCCACTGACAACGGAGCACTACTCCCAGCTGCGACTTGGAcaacaaaagaagaatagggatggcaaaagacacctttacaagaatgaagagtatactgaccaatactgaactaggcatgacaacccgcctcagagtactgaaatgttatgttatatggctcagaacgttggacaatatctagtgacatgaggaaatgaattgtagcagcagagatgtggtttttgaggaggatgcaaagaatatcatggacgaaacgaatatccaATGAGGATGTCATAAGCAGAgcaaacaaaaaaataaataatgtatgagatcatgaaaaggcaatgtaacttcactggacatgtgattaggaaagaggagttagaatgcatggtaattatgggaaagattgaagggaagaacatagaatagtacagcacagtagaggcccttcggcccacaatgttgtgccgaccctcagaccctgcctcccatataactccccatcttaaatttctaagaaagcaaggcaaagacaaatgatgatggagacagcagccagagaattggaaatgaatgccaataaattgatccacttgacccgaaacaaaagtgtgtgggccatggcagccaaaactcaaactgggcacagcacctgatgatgatgatgatgctccTCCCATTGCTGCAAGGCAACGTCGATCACTGGTTACACCCAGTAAGGTTATGCCACTCACTCCATCTATCTCTCATGCTCCCGCACCGAAATCCCTATTAGAGCGGAACAAACCTCAAAGTAGATGTCccgttttttttttagttatttcCATTTTCCTCCGATGGAAGTTCGGAGCGTTTGTGAAGTGTCTCTTGCGGCCGGAGTCCGACGTACCGCAGGTAGGAGGAGACCACTCGGCACGTCATTTTGATTCCTGCTCCCCAGGAAGGGATCCCAGCTGAAGAAGGAGGGAAAGAAGGGCTTTTATTTAAAGTATAAAGATGGTGTGAGAGGtggtggacaggatgtttgtccggGTGGCGACAGGAGGAGCTCATCTGTGGatatgtctgagcccacggtggtggcgagcaGAGATATTCACCACATTGGAGGCCAAACACCAGCAGACTGTTGACTTGCAAGCGGGCCGATGGTCTGGGGAAAGTGACATTTGTTTGGgctttgttgagattgtacctggaATACGGTGTAAAATCCTGCCCCCTAAAGAACAAGCttccagaggaactcagtgggtcgggcagcatctgtggagggaaatggacagttaacatttcaggccgagaccctccctctgctCTGAGAGTGGAcaggaaatagtcagagaaaagagctgaggggtggggatggggcaacagctggggagtgagaggtggatccaggtgagggggaggtgggaaggtggaaatagtaacAGAGGTGGAAGGTGAGTGGTTGGGTCAACACGGGGCTgcaaaagatggaaattaattcaatagaggattaacaaagaggttagagggtatttgttatagagagtgtaatgaagattcaccagactgatccctggagcggtggggtcatcatatgaggaAAGATCAAATGGGATAACTCTTTCATTTAGAGAattgaggactgagaggtgaacacattgtaatgcacatcattaccggttgaaccagggatcccagtctctgaaaaagggagtggactgtccgggactgagatgaggggaaatgtctccactccaaaggtggtgaatgtctgtaaatcccacCACAGCCGGCGGTGAAACCTCAGCGATCGTCCTCACATAGAACAGAGgtcagcagatgtgtggagaccgaagggatcgaggaaatgaggatcaggcaaaaacatgtggctgagatgggagagcagccgtcatcttgttgatggtttgaGGGGCCGaatgtttctcacttgatgtttcagtgttcctgtccagtgaggccagagcaatgtgaatagaaattagtgtttataaacATAGACTGATTTAAATGAAACTTACACATTTCCAGTTTGGGTCTGAAAGGTGTGTCGGACCGGGATGGGAATCGAGCCGTGACTCTGTAACctggaggtggagggaaagggacagggaagatatggagggaaaaaataaaaatgtatcaaatgtaaatatggaataatgtgggaaatgcagCGGATGGGTCGGGCAGAGTGTTAGGGGCGAGGGGCAGAGTCACcggttcaggtgggagacccCTCAGCCGTCACCTGATCCTGTTTCCTGCAGATCTGCGGGTCACTGCTTTACATGtacgtgtagcttcatctttcgcccattcagacaaggcagtgagatctGGATCTGTCCTCTCGTGGGTGgacaatatgtttttttttgcaatattttcagcatgttctattgcactgtttttacctgctgaagtgcagccaatgtATCTGGGTGTATGACCCATTTATGTGAGAATTTAGGCTtttgtatttatctgagcttctcataaataTGTACCGTTTAGTTgagcttcactccagaatttccaaagcaacaacccagtcagtcaaatagttccacacaattaaaatagtttattacgtttttattttgtactacttatataatttaactatttaatatgtatattcttatttcaaatcacaattgttaaaatctattgttatgaattaggttctattgctgccgcagagacaacgAATGTCATGACATGGGCCGGTGCtgttaaacctgattgtgatattggtatgggagacccaccaccggtcacctgatcccggTTACCGCAGTTCGTAATGTGAGTTTGAAGCCTTTTCCATTTATttgcattcctcagaaatgataaGAGTTAGGTTTCCTTCTGTGGTTCCAGAGCAGAAGCTAAGTCTGTCTAATATGTCgtcacaattaaaatggggaatttgtttattattatcatcatcatgtactgagctacagtgaaaatcttgcctgatgtaccatccacacagatcgatacattacgacagtacattgagctgatataggacaaaacaataactgtaacaaagcattatggctgcacagagaaagtgcagtgcagatagacatatgtgCAGGGTCACGtggagttacattgtgaggtcgagacCATTTTATCGTATTGGAGACCATTCATTTGGTTTATAACCGCAAacaggaagctgtccttgagtctggtggtacacgctttaaggcttttgcctctcttccccgatgggggagcgggtttgcagcaagaCTGTCCAGGTTGTGAAGATCTTTGAGTACATGGCCTGCTTTTCCGTGGcgggggaagtgtaggaagagtccatggtgGTGAGGCTTGTTTCCCTGATGTTCTCTGTTccccaaagttctctgcagttcattgcagtcatgggcagagcagtagccatacgaaggcaTGAAGTATCGActagaagctcagagacctcagccttcaccctgcctcgtGTAGCTAgaccctggacttcctgtcagatcaccggcaggtgttaagagtgggctccctcacctctgtctctttgACCTTCAGCacacataccccacagggttgtctccttggccccctcctttactctctgtgtacccatAACTGTGTCGCTACCCACAGCTCAAAtccgctaattaaatttgctgatgacactacattgattggcctaatctcaaggctcggtccaaacaaacttttcacccttcaaaatacacaaacctctcataagcaaattccatacAAGTCTGGTTCACAgctttcctcaaatttctaaacttttgcctgtatgcttctgggaccagctcgtaagctttgagcacagcctgtttcactatgtcataatggtagggcattgaagaatgcagtagtgcagagagatctaggaataatggtgaatagttccctgaaggtggaatctcatgtggataaagtggtgaagaaagcttttggtatgctggcctttataaatcagagcattgagtatagaagttgggaggtaatgttgaaattgtacaaaacttaggaacatagaaaataggtgcaggagtaggccattcagcccttcgagcctgcaccgccattcagtatgatcatggctgattatccaactcagaaccctgtaccagccttccccccataccctctgatcccttcagccacaagggccatatctaactccctccaaggcattggtgaggccaaatttggagtattgtgtacagttttggtcaccgaattataggaaagatgtaggaAAACCATaggaaaatagagagagtacagagaagatttaccagaatgtcaccttggtttcatcacctaagttacagagaaaggttgaagttggatctttattctttggaacgtaggaggttgaggggggacttgatagaggcatttaaaattatgagggggatggacagagttgatgtggataggctttttccattgagagtgggggagatccaaacaagaggacatgagttgagagttaaagggcaaaagtttaggcataacatgagggggaacttctttactcagagcatggtagctgtgtggaacgagcttccggcagaagtggttgaggcaggatcgatgttgtcatttaaagttaaattggacagctatacggacaggaaaggaatggagggttatgggctgagtgcaagtcagtgggactaggtgcgagtaagagttcagcacggattaGAAGGATCGAGATGGCCTGTTtacgtgctgtaattgttatatggttatataatcagctgcttcatcaactgtcaagCAGAATAGgtttgctgagccttccccttaattacactttgaaagagaataggccaaccctcttttggctactttaaactctgagcaaccttctcaaaatgctaaaagtatttatcaacctctgcctcgtcaaatggaggtaccaatttaacttcccgactggcctcaaacttatcagCAGAGTCTAACATTAAacccctttgctgcaatctctctctcttttcctgcTCGAACAGCCtgtgtctttctgcttcctccctctgTTTTCCTACCTCTGGCCTTCCGCAGCCTCCATGtttaatttttctaacttgtacgggagctcaagctcactaggtttactttcaggaaacacctccaactcctccactttaaacacatcCTCAGATACACATTGctcagctattatcctctgcatctgtgcCCTCTTCATTGTCGATTTCACCTTAGTTAGTTTTAGCAATACTCAATaactcaatccttctggtgtcctctaatgcctcagaggttggcgcttccagagatctatcaacctccattgctgctgattttccacacacaaataaatcaaaagggatttccccaATGAAATTGATAATTAATCAATCGATACGCTCccaaatttgttcatatcccAAAAGCAGATCCCAATTTTGTTACGAATCGTAACACTTTAGAAacaaaccagcagcaatagactacacctggagtttGGTTTTGAGGTTAAACCCACTACCTTTATTAGTACCTACTTAgaatatagtaacttaagcaaaataaacaaaagttagcagtgttatgtgtatatatgtgtgtaaatataactcccagtcTATTGAGCTCGGGGGAATCAAGGCTTAGAATCTTGAGATGCTAAAATATGGAAGTTCAGTTCAACCAcagaataggtgatgagagagagatatttgtaatccagtgtAAATGTCTGGAGAAGGCAATTAtgttgaattccacaggttccacggtGGGACAACGAGAGAATAATCACTGTAGATTTTATCCATtgttgttccaaatccacatacgaattatcaccgaaagtgacttgtcacaaggggtatcgtcttcaagtgaattaccacaccacacccaggcaagggttaacacaggATACGccaaatccgatccactcctaTGGCTCACACaaggtgacaaccacacattcgatgtatgctgaatcgataattaacccacccttgtgggcataggaaagttctaaacagtgacccttggccactagtTCCCTTGTTTCAATCCTCCCATTTTTCCTCCTTCGTCTCCatctgactctgagtgtctgtgtccttGGTTAAAACTGAACAAGCTGCAAGCAAtgtaaacaagctgcaagtcagactgattcacCTTCTTAATCTCTGTCTTAAAATGAATGTCCACAGCAAATGAAACCAAGGGATTCATAACAACGGCCtttccccactgtgaactgactggtgcgcctgtagttgggatgactgagtgaatcctttcccacattctgagcaggtgtacggcttttccccagtgtgaactcgctgatgactctgtaggtgggatgactgagtgaatcccttcccacagactgagcaggtgaacggcttctccccagtgtgaactcgatggtgtctctgtagggtggaagagtgagtgaatctcttctcacagactgagcaggtgaacggcttctccccggtgtgaactcgctggtgtctctgtagatgggatgactgagtgaatctcttcccacagtctgagcaggtgaatggcctctctccagtgtgaactcgctgatgtaccttcagtgtaGATGAGCAACtgaatctcctcccacagtctgagcaggtgaatggcttctccccagtgtgaactcgctgatgactctgtaggtgggatgacagtgtgaatcccttcccacattctaagcaggtgaacggcttctccccagtgtgaactcgctgatgactctgtaggtgtgatgactgagtgaatcccttcccacagactgagcaggtgaacggcttctccccagtgtgaactcgctggtgtctctgtagggcgGAAGagtcagtgaatctcttctcacagactgagcaggtgaacggcttctccccggtgtggactcgctggtgtgtcagtagtttagatgacaaagtgaatcccttcccacagtctgagcaggtgaacggccgctccccggtgtgaactcgctggtgagccattaggctAGATGAAaaagtgaatgccttcccacagtctgagcaggtgaacggcttctccccagtgtgaactcgctgatgactctgcaggttggatgactgagtgaatctcttcccacagactgagcaggtgaatggcttctccccagtgtgaactcgctggtgactctgtagggtggatgaatcagtgaatctcatcccacagacagagcaggtgaacggcttctccccagtgtgaactcgatggTGTCCCTGCagggtggaagagtgagtgaatctcttctcacagactgagcaggtgaacggcttctccccggtgtgaactcgctgatgactctgtagggtggaagagtgagtgaatctcttctcacagactgagcagatgaatggcttctccccagtgtgaactcgctggtgtctctgtagttgggATGacagtgtgaatcccttcccacattctgagcaggtgaacggcttttccccagtgtgaactcgctgatgactctgcaggttggatgactgagtgaatcttttcccacattctgagcaggagaacggcttctccccagtgtgaactcgcttgtgtctctgtagggtggaagagtgagtgaatctcttctcacagactgagcaggtgaacggcttctccccggtgtgaattcgctggtgtgtcag is part of the Mobula birostris isolate sMobBir1 chromosome 4, sMobBir1.hap1, whole genome shotgun sequence genome and harbors:
- the LOC140196920 gene encoding LOW QUALITY PROTEIN: uncharacterized protein (The sequence of the model RefSeq protein was modified relative to this genomic sequence to represent the inferred CDS: substituted 1 base at 1 genomic stop codon) → MTHQSVHTGERPFTCSDCGKGFTLSSDLLRHQRVHTGEKLFTCSASGKGFTLXSTLQSHQRVHTEERPFTCSDCRKGFTFSSSLMAHQRVHTGERLFTCSDCGKGFTLSSQLLTHRRVHTGEKLFTCSVCGKKFTHPSTLQRHHRVHTGEKPFTCSVCGMRFTDSSTLQSHQRVHTGEKPFTCSVCGKRFTQSSNLQSHQRVHTGEKPFTCSDCGKAFTQSSDLMAHQRVHTGERPFTCSDCGKGFTLSSKLLTHQRIHTGEKPFTCSVCEKRFTHSSTLQRHKRVHTGEKPFSCSECGKRFTQSSNLQSHQRVHTGEKPFTCSECGKGFTLSSQLQRHQRVHTGEKPFICSVCEKRFTHSSTLQSHQRVHTGEKPFTCSVCEKRFTHSSTLQGHHRVHTGEKPFTCSVCGMRFTDSSTLQSHQRVHTGEKPFTCSVCGKRFTQSSNLQSHQRVHTGEKPFTCSDCGKAFTFSSSLMAHQRVHTGERPFTCSDCGKGFTLSSKLLTHQRVHTGEKPFTCSVCEKRFTDSSALQRHQRVHTGEKPFTCSVCGKGFTQSSHLQSHQRVHTGEKPFTCLECGKGFTLSSHLQSHQRVHTGEKPFTCSDCGRRFSCSSTLKVHQRVHTGERPFTCSDCGKRFTQSSHLQRHQRVHTGEKPFTCSVCEKRFTHSSTLQRHHRVHTGEKPFTCSVCGKGFTQSSHLQSHQRVHTGEKPYTCSECGKGFTQSSQLQAHQSVHSGERPLL